In one Rhopalosiphum padi isolate XX-2018 chromosome 3, ASM2088224v1, whole genome shotgun sequence genomic region, the following are encoded:
- the LOC132924094 gene encoding acetyl-CoA carboxylase isoform X1: MFHFFFFITREYLLKIYYTLKVLFTGINGPEELVLEISESTDCNNSEEAVLIDDKMSSETSGGVNFIVGDEDGVDQAPTELVNGDLMRALEEEKHENTDSFPLGKETRMGVTSNSSSYNNMFGLTEKRKRLRPSMSQGNVIHQRLTEKDFNVSTPEEFVKRFKGTKVINKVLIANNGIAAVKCMRSVRRWSYEMFRNERAVRFVVMVTPEDLKANAEYIKMADHYVPVPGGTNNNNYANVELIVNIAIRSQVQAVWAGWGHASENPELPKLLDKNKIAFIGPPEKAMFALGDKIASSIVAQTAEIPTLPWSGSGVIGHYSGKKIEIGPDLYKKGCVASIEEGLVSAEKVGYPIMIKASEGGGGKGIRKVENTEEFPNAFKQVQSEVPGSPIFIMKLAKCARHLEVQLLADQYGNAISLFGRDCSIQRRHQKIIEEAPAVIAEPSVFEEMEKAAVRIAKMVGYVSAGTVEYLYDTDGNYYFLELNPRLQVEHPCTEMVSDVNLPAAQLQISMGLPLNCIKDIRLLYGESAWGESSIDFDAPRHKPHPWGHVIAARITSENPDEGFKPSSGTVQELNFRSSKNVWGYFSVAASGGLHEFADSQFGHCFSWGENREQARENLVIALKELSIRGDFRTTVEYLITLLETESFQSNTIDTAWLDLLISERVQSEKPDIFLGVICGGLHIADRTISESFQNFQTSLERGQVLSASTLDHHVSVELINGGYKYKVQVTKSGLNSYFLIMNGSFKEIEVHRLSDGGILLSLDGSSFTTYMREEVDRYRIVIGNQTCVFEKENDPSLLRSPSAGKLISFLIEDGGQVKKGQPYAEIEVMKMVMTLTATENGRVYYSKRPGAVLDAGSLIATLELDDPSLVTKAVEYKGQFLELDGTSHIYGESLNNIHTCYRGMLDNILAGYCLPEPYHLVRLREVIEKFMNSLRDPSLPLLELQEVISSISGRIPKAVDKKIKSLMKLYERNITSVLAQFPSQQIAAIIDGHAATLQKRTDRDSFFQTTQGIVQLVQRYRNGIRGRMKSAVHELLKQYYEVESQFQHGSYDKCATALRDRYKDDMAAVTSTIFSHTQVAKKNMLVTMLIDHLWSNEPGLTDELAATLNELTSLNRSEHSRVALRARQVLIAAHQPAYELRHNQMESIFLSAVDMYGHDFHPENLQKLIQSETSIFDILHDFFYHSNRAVCNAALEVYVRRVYISYDLTCLQHLELSGEIPLVHFQFLLPSSHPNRQQNKINSGANGSETLESPIKTPLPYIPTYQRTGCMAAFESFTQFEQYFDEILDIMEDLSSPVYVSPKIIDALESGSESRLSSSLNVSLSLGDQRAPDQENVEIEPCHILCIAMKDTGNMEDDKLGKMYEEFCQQRREELKKRSIRRITFLALNKRQFPKLFTYRNYEDFAEDRIYRHLEPGMAFQLELNRMRTYELEALPTSNRKMYLYLGKAKVPRGQVVTDYRFFIRSIIRHQDLITKEASFEYLQNEGERVLLEAMDELEVAFSHPHARRTDCNHIFLNFVPTVIMDPAKIKESVTNMVMRYGPRLWKLRVLQAELRMTIRPSPTSKTSNVRLSLANGSGYHLDICLYKEITDSKLGMIKFESYESKQGPLHGLPVSTPYVTKDFLQQKRFQAQSAGTTYVYDIPDMFRQMIETLWQEYILEHPNDGVLKSSLVFDYVELVVEDNHLIEQKRFSGENTAGMVAWRFTMHTPEYPSGRDIIVIANDLTVNIGSFGPQEDIVFDLASKEARRRKIPRIYISANSGARIGLAEEIKSLFNVAWEDPSDPEKGFKYLYLTPDDYGKLAGQNSVEAELIEDEGEPRYKLTDIIGKDFGYGVENLKFAGMIAGETSRAYQDIVTISMVTCRAIGIGAYLVRLGQRVIQIENSHIILTGYSALNKLLGREVYASNNQLGGIQIMYNNGVSHKTEARDLDGVYRILKWLSYIPKTKESPLPVIKSVDPVERDIDYVPTKVPYDPRWMIAGKEDTNGHWESGFFDKGSWDEIMQPWAQTVVCGRARLGGIPVGVIAVETRTVEVTLPADPANLDSESKTVSQAGQVWFPDSAYKTSQAIKDFAHEDLPLFIFANWRGFSGGMKDMYEQIMKFGAYIVDELRQYNQPIITYIPPFGELRGGAWAVVDTTINPRHIEMYADPDSRGGVLEPEGIVEIKFREKDILKSIHRIDTNILSLKANGTPTPEEAVEIEKNVADRVSVLKPIYHQVAIHFADLHDTPKCMLSKGVIKDIVQWKKSRNTLYWRLKRRLLQNQIQKVITKSNDAIQDDVAYEMLRRWFVEDKGTTASYLWDNNQAVVQWLTSQLDESDGTIVADSLIGSNIKSVRKDAVINQVTSTVNDTPEVTSDVIMGMFQSLSEMQRLDLIHNLTQATSIGNVKLNS; encoded by the exons gCCTAGTATGTCACAAGGCAATGTGATCCATCAAAGACTAACTGAAAAAGACTTCAATGTTAGCACTCCTGAAGAATTTGTGAAACGTTTTAAAGGAACAAAAGTTATAAACAAG GTTTTGATTGCTAACAATGGTATTGCTGCAGTCAAATGCATGAGATCTGTTCGTCGATGGTCTTATGAAATGTTTAGAAATGAAAGAGCTGTACGATTTGTAGTTATGGTTACACCAGAGGATCttaaag caaatgctgaatatattaaaatggctGATCACTATGTACCAGTACCTGGAGGtacaaataacaacaattatgCTAATGTTGAACTCATTGTCAATATAGCCATACGTTCTCAAGTtcag GCTGTATGGGCTGGTTGGGGACATGCTTCTGAGAATCCAGAACTACCTAAGCTCttggacaaaaataaaattgctttTATTGGACCACCTGAAAAAGCTATGTTTGCTCTTGGTGATAAAATTGCTTCGAGTATAGTTGCACAAACAGCTGAAATTCCAACATTGCCCTGGTCTGGTTCAg GTGTAATTGGACATTACTCtggtaaaaaaattgaaattggaCCAGATTTGTACAAAAAAGGTTGTGTTGCATCAATCGAAGAAGGCTTAGTGTCAGCTGAAAAAGTTGGATATCCAATTATGATTAAAGCTAGTGAAGGCGGTGGCGGTAAAGGTATAAGAAAAGTAGAAAATACTGAAGAATTTCCAAATGCATTTAAACag GTTCAATCTGAAGTTCCTGGATcaccaatatttattatgaaattggCTAAATGTGCTAGACATTTAGAAGTACAACTTTTAGCTGATCAATATGGTAATGCTATATCATTGTTCGGACGTGATTGTTCAATTCAAAGAAGacatcaaaaaattattgaagaGGCACCAGCAGTGATTGCCGAACCTAGTGTTTTTGAAGAAATGgagaaa gctgCTGTTCGTATTGCTAAAATGGTTGGCTATGTTAGTGCTGGTACAGTTGAATATCTGTACGATACCGAcggaaattattactttttggaGTTAAATCCTAGACTGCAAGTCGAACATCCATGCACTGAAATGGTATCTGATGTGAATTTACCTGCTGCACAACTGCAAATTTCAATGGGATTACCTCTTAACTGTATTAAAGACATAAGATTACTTTATGGTGAATCTGCTTGGGGAGAAAGTTCTATTGATTTTGATGCACCAAGACATAAACCTCATCCATGGGGTCATGTTATTGCTGCTCGAATTACTAGTGAAAACCCTGATGaag gttttaagCCTAGTTCGGGAACAGTTCAAGAATTAAATTTCCGCTCTTCAAAGAATGTTTGGGGATACTTCAGTGTAGCAGCCTCAGGAGGATTACACGAATTTGCTGATTCTCAGTTTGGGCATTGTTTCTCATGGGGAGAAAACCGAGAACAAGCTAGAga AAATTTAGTTATTGCACTTAAAGAATTGTCAATTCGAGGAGATTTTAGAACTACAGTTGAATATTTAATCACACTTCTTGAAACTGAATCATTCCAG tCTAATACGATTGATACAGCTTGGTTGGATTTATTGATATCAGAGCGAGTACAATCTGAAAAGCCAGACATATTTCTTGGAGTCATTTGTGGAGGACTTCATATCGCTGATCGTACCATATCCGAATCATTCCAAAACTTTCAAACATCTTTAGAACG tggTCAGGTATTGAGTGCCAGTACACTAGATCACCATGTATCTGTTGAACTTATAAATGGTGGATACAAATATAAAGTTCAAGTTACCAAATCTGGACTCAATTCATACTTCCTTATTATGAATGGCTCATTTAAGGAAATTGAAGTCCATCGTCTGTCTGATGGTG GAATTTTGTTATCTTTGGATGGATCAAGTTTTACTACTTATATGCGAGAAGAAGTAGATCGGTATAGAATTGTAATTGGTAATCAGACATGTgtttttgaaaaagaaaatgatCCATCTTTATTACGCTCGCCGTCTGCTGGTAAATTGATTAGTTTTCTTATAGAGGACGGTGGTCAAGTTAAAAAAGGTCAACCATATGCTGAAATAGAG GTAATGAAAATGGTAATGACGTTAACAGCAACAGAAAACGGCCGTGTGTATTATAGCAAAAGACCTGGTGCCGTTCTTGATGCTGGATCATTAATTGCAACGCTTGAATTAGATGACCCATCTTTGGTTACAAAAGCAGTTGAATATAAAGGACAGTTCCTTGAACTCGATGGAACGTCACATATTTATGGAGAAAgtcttaataatatacatacatgctATAGAGGTATGCTAGATAATATTCTGGCAGGGTATTGTTTGCCAGAACCATATCATCTTGTACGTTTGAGAGAAGTCATTGAAAAGTTTATGAATTCTTTACGGGATCCAAGTTTACCTTTACTGGAGTTGCAG GAAGTAATATCTTCAATATCAGGCAGAATACCAAAAgctgttgataaaaaaattaaatcattaatgaaGCTATATGAAAGGAACATCACATCTGTACTTGCTCAATTTCCTAGCCAACAAATAGCTGCAATTATTGATGG CCATGCTGCAACTTTACAAAAAAGAACAGACCGTGATAGCTTCTTCCAGACAACACAAGGCATTGTTCAACTGGTACAAAGATATAGGAATGGAATTCGTGGTCGAATGAAGTCTGCTGTTCATGAGTTGCTGAAACAATACTATGAAGTGGAAAGTCAATTTCAACATG gAAGTTACGATAAATGTGCTACTGCATTGAGGGATAGATACAAAGATGATATGGCTGCTGTTACATCAACAATATTTTCACATACACAAGTAGCAAAGAAGAATATGTTAGTTACTATGTTAATTGATCATTTGTGGTCCAATGAACCTGGTTTAACAGATGAGTTAGCAGCTACATTAAACGAGTTAACTTCACTCAATCGCAGTGAACATTCTAGAGTTGCTCTTCGGGCCCGACaa GTACTCATTGCTGCACACCAACCAGCATATGAATTAAGACATAACCAAAtggaatcaatatttttatctgcTGTTGACATGTATGGACATGATTTTCATCCTGAAAACTTACAAAAACTTATCCAATCTGAAACTTCTATATTTGATATTCTTCATGactttttttatcattcaaaCCGTGCAGTTTGCAATGCCGCATTAgag GTTTATGTTAGACGTGTTTACATATCATATGATCTTACATGTTTGCAACATTTGGAACTGTCAGGAGAAATACCATTGGTACATTTCCAATTTCTTTTGCCTTCTTCTCATCCAAATCG tcaacaaaataaaatcaattctgGAGCCAATGGATCTGAAACCCTTGAATCACCAATCAAAACTCCATTGCCATATATCCCAACTTATCAAAGAACTGGTTGTATGGCAGCATTTGAATCATTTACTcaatttgaacaatattttgatgaaatcCTGGATATTATGGAAGATCTATCTTCTCCTGTTTATGTTTCCCCTAAAATCATTGATGCACTTGAAAGTGGAAGTGAATCTAGATTAAGCTCATCTCTCAATGTGAGCTTGTCTCTAGGTGACCAACGGGCCCCAGACCAAGAAAACGTTGAG atTGAACCgtgtcatatattatgtatagctatGAAAGATACTGGAAATATGGAAGATGATAAACTTGGTAAGATGTATGAAGAATTTTGTCAACAACGTAGAGAAGAGTTGAAAAAAAGATCAATCCGAAGAATCACTTTCTTAGCTttgaataa AAGGCAATTCCCTAAATTATTCACCTACAGAAACTATGAAGATTTTGCTGAAGATAGAATTTACCGGCACTTAGAGCCAGGTATGGCTTTCCAATTGGAATTGAACAGAATGAGAACTTATGAATTAGAAGCTTTGCCTACATCAAACAGAAAAATGTACCTGTATTTAGGAAAAGCTAAA gtTCCAAGAGGTCAAGTTGTAACTGATTATCGCTTCTTTATACGCTCCATTATAAGACATCAAGATTTAATAACAAAAGAAGCATCTTTTGAATACCTTCAAAATGAAGGAGAACGTGTATTGTTGGAAGCAATGGATGAATTAGAAGTTGCTTTTAGCCACCCACATGCACGTAGAACTGACTGTAATCATATATTCTTGAATTTCGTCCCCACTGTTATTATGGATCCTGCCAAA ATTAAAGAAAGTGTGACTAATATGGTAATGAGGTATGGTCCACGTCTTTGGAAATTGCGAGTTCTTCAAGCTGAGCTTAGAATGACAATACGACCTTCGCCTACCAGTAAAACTTCAAATGTCCGATTAAGCCTTGCAAATGGTAGCGGTTATCATTTGGATATTTGCCTTTATAAAGAAATTACCGACTCTAAATTAGGAATG attaaATTTGAATCATATGAATCAAAGCAAGGACCATTACATGGACTTCCAGTTTCTACTCCATATGTAACCAAAGACTTTTTGCAACAAAAAAGATTCCAAGCTCAAAGTGCCGGAACAACTTATGTTTATGATATTCCAGACATGTTTAGACAAATGATAGAAACTTTGTGGCAAGAATACATTTTGGAACATCCAAATG atggagtTTTAAAAAGTAGCTTAGTGTTTGACTATGTTGAACTTGTTGTTGAAGACAATCATTTAATTGAACAGAAACGTTTTTCTGGTGAAAATACT gcTGGTATGGTTGCTTGGAGATTTACAATGCATACTCCAGAGTATCCTTCTGGTCGAGATATAATTGTAATTGCTAATGATCTAACTGTAAACATTGGTTCATTTGGTCCACAAGAAGATATTGTCTTCGATTTAGCTTCTAAAGAAGCACGAAGAAGAAAAATCCCACGTATTTATATATCAGCTAACAGTGGAGCTCGTATTGGTCTTGCAGAAGAAATAAAAAGTTTGTTCAATGTAGCCTGGGAAGATCCATCTGATCCGGAAAAA ggattcaaatatttatacttaacacCAGATGACTATGGAAAATTAGCTGGTCAAAATTCTGTAGAAGCAGAATTAATTGAAGATGAAGGAGAACCACGATATAAACTAACTGACATTATTG GAAAAGATTTTGGTTATggtgttgaaaatttaaaattcgccGGAATGATAGCTGGTGAAACTTCTCGTGCGTATCAAGATATTGTTACAATTTCAATGGTGACTTGTCGTGCTATTGGTATTGGGGCTTATCTTGTACGACTTGGTCAACGCGTTATTCAAATTGAGAATTCTCATATTATTCTAACAGGATACAGTGCTTTGAATaag ctTCTTGGTCGTGAAGTGTATGCATCTAACAATCAGTTAGGTGgtattcaaattatgtataataatggtgTGTCACACAAGACTGAGGCTAGAGACTTAGATGGTGTGTACAGAATTCTGAAGTGGCTTTCTTACATTCCAAAAACTAAAGAATCTCCATTGCCTGTGATTAAAAGTGTGGATCCTGTAGAAAGAGATATAGACTATGTGCCTACCAAAGTCCCATATGATCCTCGTTGGATGATTGCTGGAAAAGAAGATACCA aTGGCCATTGGGAGTCAGGATTCTTTGATAAAGGATCATGGGATGAAATAATGCAACCCTGGGCACAGACTGTTGTTTGTGGAAGAGCTAGACTAGGAGGAATCCCAGTTGGTGTTATTGCTGTTGAAACAAGAACAGTAGAAGTCACTTTACCGGCAGATCCTGCCAATTTGGATTCGGAATCTAAG ACTGTGTCTCAAGCTGGACAAGTATGGTTCCCAGACTCCGCGTATAAAACATCTCAAGCCATTAAAGATTTTGCTCATGAAGATTTACCACTTTTCATCTTTGCTAACTGGAGAGGTTTTTCTGGTGGAATGAAAG ACATGTACgaacaaattatgaaatttggTGCATACATTGTTGATGAACTAAGACAATACAATCAGCCAATCATCACATATATCCCACCATTTGGTGAGTTGCGAGGAGGAGCATGGGCTGTTGTAGATACTACTATTAATCCAAGGCATATTGAGATGTATGCAGATCCAGATAGCCG GGGTGGTGTTCTAGAACCTGAAGGAATTGTTGAAATTAAATTCCGTGAAAAAGACATCTTAAAATCTATTCACAGaattgatacaaatattttgagtCTCAAAGCTAATGGTACCCCAACTCCTGAAGAAGCAGTTGAAATAGAAAAGAACGTTGCAGATAGAGTATCAGTGTTGAAACCTATTTACCATCAAGTAGCAATTCATTTTGCTGACTTACATGATACACCTAAATGCATGCTTAGTAAAGGTGTTATCAAAGATATTGTTCAATGGAAAAAATCtcgtaatacattatattggcGTCTTAAACGGCGTTTATTACAAAACCAAATCcaaaaagtaataacaaaatCCAATGATGCTATTCAAGATGATGTTGCCTATGAAATGCTGAGAAGATGGTTTGTTGAAGACAAAGGCACCACTGCT tcttATCTGTGGGATAACAATCAAGCCGTAGTACAATGGTTGACGAGTCAATTAGATGAATCTGATGGCACAATTGTAGCTGATTCATTAATTGGAAGCAACATCAAGAGCGTAAGGAAAGATGCAGTTATAAATCAAGTCACATCCACAGTAAAT GACACACCTGAAGTTACATCAGATGTAATAATGGGTATGTTCCAAAGTCTATCAGAAATGCAACGTCTAGACCTGATTCATAATTTAACTCAGGCCACGAGCATTGGAAATGTGAAATTAAATAGTTGA